The following nucleotide sequence is from Cucumis melo cultivar AY chromosome 1, USDA_Cmelo_AY_1.0, whole genome shotgun sequence.
CTTGAACTAATAGTTATATCAATTTAATccttgaaattttttattgtattaatttaaatttcaaatttttataaatatatcaataaaCCGTAAGCTATGCGGTTTTATTAACTTAAACTCCAAACTGTTACAAATACATCAATTTAAACTCTTAAATTACAGAAGTCTATTTAAATAAGGTATAAATAATAGTTTTAAAGTGATTGCAGGTTAAATTGTGTTGGTTAATTTTAGCTTAATTTGTACTTTAGGTTGTAAATTTGTATTTCCAATTTCTTTTATATGTTAATTTTAGCTTAATTTGTAATTGAGGTCTAATTGATTTTCTTTCTTACGAGAAATTTTCTCGTAAGAAAATAAGTAGGACATTGTTCTAGAGGATCTCTCTCAATCTTAGGAATCTAAATTCGTTTCATCAACTTCTTTGTTGTGGGTATCATTGGAGATTGCTTGTAACCAAAGCTAACATATGATGATGGATGGAGCACTTGTGGACTTTTGTCTACTTTTGAAAAACATTATAATCTCTTGATGTTTTTCAAAACAAATGGTTGTTTGTCGTTCTCTTGCTGAATAAAACATTGAGATACGCCTAATCGTACTTGTCGATGCTTAAATTAGAACATAATCAGTAAATTTATATTTGGGAGGAAAAAAGCAATTGCAAGTTGGTAAGAAATGCACACTAGGCTACTCAATAGCTCTTGCAAAATGGTCGTACAACTCCCATTCATGAACACATACTATAAGGGTAATGCCAATGACATAACAAAGACCCATGTAGTTAAAAGAGCTACTGCCTGGTGAGGTTCTTTCAGAACAACTACTAATACAATTGCTAGTTGAGCAAATCCAATCTCCTCGAAGGTCTTGAAGTATGGCATATGTTGATTTGTTGATGAGAAAGTATTCGATTTGCTTGACTATGTCTACTTCTAAGACATACTTCCTATTCCTACATGAATGAAGCTGAGCCAGCCTAGTTTATTTAAGAATTTCTCTTTCACTAAAGTTATGATAGTAATTCCTTTAAGGAAAAGAAGCAGAGTTGTAAGGCAGGGAATTCACAGGACTAAGACTTATAACTAGATTTATCTCTCGCAACTGATATGCGACAATAGGTCAGCGACATCAACTACCACTGATTCTAGCATGTATTTAGGATTGCTTTTCTGGAAGACCAATAAGCAAGTTGGCTGGTTGGCCGGAAGGACTCTTTTGCTTGAAAAATATTTCATTCCTGGTAAAAAAAGAACCTAAAGCCTGAAAGGAGGTTATGTAAGCCAATACCAATATTCTTTATAAACAGACAAGCTAGCACTAACTTCtttttaaagtaaaataaagtcTTCGAACTAACATTACATCAACATAGTACTGATTGAAAACAAGGATTGACAAGCTGAAATACCTGTCTTAGTGCCACAATACAATATAATTCTCTTCTGGTATGCTTCCTAAGTTGAAGTGATTGCTTGTCTCTATGAGTTTTGTTGTGAACAAAACAGGTCTATTGTCTTGGTTTGATCAACCTTAAGCCTTATGTTCTCTACATGATCCTTAATCTCTTAATCTATAACTAAGGCTGCAAAGGAGGTGTACAATATTCACAATGGCCTCTACCCCTTAGTTTTCTTTGTCAGTATGAGGTGGGTTTTGCACATCATGAGGATTAGGTCTCTTAGATTCTCTTTGGTTGTTAACAGTAGCAATGTTTAGGTTGACAAGATTCATAAGGTTTTTGGAAGTAGATTCACAAGTTTGCACATTCTGAGGAGTCCAAGCTTGACATTAGCATTTGCTTGTTTACGGTTAGTAGCAATGGCTTGATCTGAAGTGTGCGGCTCATCTCTAAGTACTTCCATTTCAACTGTCATCCCGAATGGCTTCATTAAAAGCTGCAATAGTGGTTTCCGGTCACATTATCCTTACCGTTGAATTGAGGCTGATCCTCCTATCTCTTAAAGGTTGGTCAATAATCAATTCCCTTTACTGAAACCTCTTTCAGAGCCGTCTTTGAAGATCTTGGAAATTCTAATATATTGGTGACTTTCTTACATAGAATGAGCTTACGTCTAGACAAGTAAACTTTCCTTATTGCATCTAAACGAGTTTCACAGAGAAATCCATTATTTAAAGAGAAGTTTTTCATCACCAGACCAATGAGCCTAGTGGGTATAGTAGTGTCACAATGGACATCAAAAGCCCAATCAATTCCGCTTTGGGTCCACTCCTTACTCTACCAGGTTCGAGAACAAAGAAAGATCAAGTTAGCATATCAGTTTTTCCTTTCTACTTTATTGGGATCCGTTTTTATGCTATTAGCTATTTTGTTGATTCTTCTCCAAACAAGAACCATGGATTTACAAATATCATTAACCACAGAATTTAGTGAGTGGTGCCAAATCTTTCAATTGATTGCTTCTTTCACCTCTTTCCTCGTCAAAGTGCCTGTGGTACCAGTTCATATTTGGTTACTCGAAGCTCATGTAAAGACATCTACAACATCATGCATGATCTTGGCAGAAATTATTTTAAGACTGGGAACCCACATGTTTTTAAGATTTTCAATACGCATGTTTCCCAAAGCTAACACTTTGTGCCACTACTTTCTTTTATACTCTAAACACAATTGCTATAATATATTGCTATTTTGAGTTATGGACACACAAGTTTTATAACTTGAAATTGACTATCATTTAATTATGTGTTTAACTCAAAAACAACAACTCATTTGATTTGTCTCCTTAAAGGATCAACTTGCAAAAAGAAATTATCATCATCGCATTTTCTAAAACAGTCTCTGCAAAAACCATCAAACAATTGAATTCAAACAAATTCAACCATTTAAAGTTTCACAAAGTTTATCCATCTAAATAGAACGTTTGAAAATAGACAAACCAAAGccatataataaatatatacaaatttaaGTGCATAACACATTCAATTTTAATATATAGATACATAGTTGAATACTATTCAAAATAATGTTAGTTTATTAATAGAGATGGTCGGTATGATCTGAACAACTGTCGTTATGAAGCTATAAATTTAACTCTTGAACTTTCAACCTTACATATTTtaactcaaattttaaaaattttaattcacAAATTTATTAGACACAAAATAGAAAGTTTTGAGATTTATTAgacaaatttcaattttatatttaacaaATCAATTGATTCATAAGAATTATGAATTTTTcaggaacttttttttttccaagaaATTGAAAGTTCATTCAATGAACCTAAACACAAAAAATAAACCTTTATAGATCTATTACACTTTCAAAAGTTCATAAACTAAATAAACACGGTCGTCAAAGTTTAAAGACTTGTAAATTATCCATATTTTCCTTTGAGATCAACAACAATAAAATGCGAGACTGAAACTACCAACTTTTGAAATGATGAACGACAAATATCCTATCTATCAAACTGTGTTAAGATTGAAAATACTTCAAATGATTGAAATTGATCATAGCATACAAAATGTACCAACCACAAAATTTATTGTTCTAGTCTGTGTAGCTTTATcgtacaaaaaagaaaaagaaatagagaaaattaaggtaaaaaagaaagatgaatgGTTGATTAGATTTGTGATTGTATAGGAAGAAAGAAAGCGAAGGAGGAAGATGCAAGGAAACTGCCATGCCATGACAGACAACCAAAAGTATAAATTAAATTGTGGTCGGAAATTACgttgtaatttaaaatgtcTTTGTTTTTGTGCAAAAGGCACGACTCTTTTTGTCCTTTTCAAGTTTACTTTTCGTGCCAACGACTACAAATAATCAACCAAAACGTGCTCCCACCTTCTCTATGCAAAAAATTCTCATCACTGTACCAatatcaatttcttcttcatacCACCTACCTACCTTCTTTCTCTATCTTATGTCAACTTGCATGAAATCCACTTGCCTAAATAATTTAAGTtacatgaaatatttataaaggTAACAAAACGTCACAATTTATAAATTACAGCATATTATGTTCTTTGAATaatttctttttagaaaagTAAAGATAAAAAAGACCATTAATTTTCTAAAGTTTACGGACCAAAAGGCCTACCAAATTGGAACAAATTTGGAAATTTGGAGCAAATatcaaaatgaaataaaattaaaaggttAACGATCAAAACGAGATTTTAATTAGTTTGTTCAGCATTATAAATAAATGGGTAAGGATTTAAACGTACAAATCATATAAAAAAGAAGTAATATTGAATCCCCTCGCCcctatatttaaataaaaaaatgatgtCAAAGTAAACATAGTTCAACTATAATCGGTAATTACTCAAATATTGAAATATCAAATCTCTCATACTCAACTTGCACGGAGAATGGTTAATTTAAATTTCGCTAATAGAACCTTCCCTTTTGCGAGAACCTGAGTTGAACTGTGTTCGAGTGGACACTTTTGACTCGTTTAGATCCAAGTATGAATGTGCTATACCATAATATTAAATCCTTCATCCATTAGAGAGAAAAAAGTTCAAGaatagaattgaaaattttatacaAACCTCAGGATAATAACGAAGTTTtagagaaataataataaaaaagatccCTAAAACTAAACTAAgcatatatataaatgtgtTGTGTGTGTATATCCTTTTTCAATTGCGTAACACAAATTTTCTCAGCCCCACCACTTTGAGCCATTCAAACTAAGAACTCAAAACTTTTGCTAGCAACCTCAATGAAATGACCATACTCATTCATCAAATTTAAtgtgaaaaatagaaaagaaatggaaaacaAACAAACATCTTTTGGCTTAAAGaacccaacaaaaaaaaaaagaatttgaccAAACCTTTGTCCTGATCCCCACGTTTATAGTATAATAATATCAATATAAAAGCTACATTCAAATCCAATTGTTCTTACCGTACATGTATGAGAAGTTTCCAAAAAtacaatttcaatctacaaaATACAAACTTTGCTTCCTTTTCCAAGTTTATTTGAAGCTCTGAATCAAAGAAATCAAAGAATAGATTGTGTACAAGTCGATATCTTCATCTTGAGCTTATCTCTCAAGTTTTGTTGTGCCCAAGATTCGAGTATAATAATCATTTATGTATGtttctttgatttttatttGAGCTAAATTTATTAGATTTGACTAGAAAAGCTGCTGCTACAAAAGTCTTTCTCTATCTATGAACGCGTAAATATCCTATATATAAGGTTTCATAAATCCACAAGATTAGACTTTTGGCATTTCACAAGGAAGAAAGAAGCAATAAGCATGGGGAAATACGAATCTACTTACCATGAGAGTTTGCTTCTCAACATCAACATAGCTCGAAGGAGATGGAGATTTGCCTTTGCAGCAATATATTCAATCCGGGCCATGCTTTCTCTTGCAGTGACCAAAAGAAATGGCCATTACAATTTACTCCACTTTCAGAATTTGGAGGAAGATGATTCCTATGTTGAACAAATAGTCTGCACCAAAGATGATCAGAAGAAGCTGATTGAAATGGTGAAGAACAAAGATAAAGAAGTTTATCGTGAGCTTGGTGATGTTGCAACAATTGCAGCTTGTCTCAGAACAAATCCGGAGAATGGAATCGAGGACAATAGTGATGTCGTGAATGAACGGCGCCGATTATTTGGTTCTAACACTTATCACAAGCGGCCTCCGAAAAGTTTCTTTTACTTTGTTGTGGAAGCTTTCAAGGACACCACCATCCTCATTTTACTTGTATGTGCGGCTCTGGCGCTCGGGTTTGGAATAAAAGAACATGGAGTAAAAGAAGGATGGTATGAAGGAGGGAGCATATTTGTAGCTGTTGCGTTGGTAGTTGTTGTGTCAGCGATTAGTAACTTCAGACAGGAGGTTCAATTCGAGAAGTTGTCGAAAATAAGTAACAACATCAAAGTGGAGGtaggttctttttcttttcttttcttttctttcattttttttttattttcaattttggaTTTCTAAGTGTTCAACAAATGTTGGTGTCTTAATCATTGAGCTATGTGTATGTTGACAAAATGAAGGTAGTCTTTAAGTTGAGAGGGTATGgtatattttatcttttactCAATTTTTTAACATTATACAGGTTGGAATATAAAACTTACTACTCTAATGCTACGTTAAATTACAATTAGATCCAAAACCTATAAGTTAATAGGATACAGTGAAGTGAATCTTTCTTGTCGTCCTCTCTCAACAGGTACTAAGAGAAGGAAGGCGAATACAAGTTTCCATATTCAATATTGTGGTTGGAGATGTGGTGGTTCTAAAGCTTGGGGACCAAATTCCAGCTGATGGATTGTTTTTGACAGGCCATTCTTTGCAAGTGGATGAGTCAAGCATGACAGGAGAGAGCGATCATGTAGAACTCAATAGAACAGAGAACCCCTTCTTGTTGTCTGGAACAAAAGTAGTAGATGGCCATGGTCAAATGCTGGTGACATCAGTGGGAATGGACACAGCATGGGGTGAGATGATGAGCTCCATATCTCGGGATTCCGAGGAGCAAACACCATTGCAAGTTCGTCTTAACAAATTAACCACTTCTATAGGCAAGGTAGAGTTGAATCAACCCTAAATCCAAAAGCTTGAATTGATAGTTAACAGTAAATTTAGAAATTGTTtaactatttagtttttttgttttctaaaactattagttcttaaaaacaaatagttttcatttatttttaagcaaaagagttgaattcttagtcaaattccaaaaacaaaaacgagttttaaaaactacttttttAGCTTTGAAAACTTGTCTTAGTTTTTAAACACATTGCCAAAAACAAAtagataacaaaataaaaacatttagaAGTGAGAGGGATATTTATAGGCTTTATCTTTCAAAAGCCAAAAtccaaaaaccaaaaaccaagTGGAATGGGgccttaatttttatttatattctacATTACTCCTCACTTATGGGCTTGGAAAGCACAAAACCAAGAAGTAAATGGACATGACAAAAGTTTGAGTACAGGACTTTACTATGCTAAATCACCACTAAAACTTAAAAGTTAATCTTAATGCTAATAGATTATAGTAAGTTTAATCATTTATTTACGTTCTCTTAACAGGTAGGCCTCTCAGTTGCTTTGCTGGTTCTTGTTGTCATGTTAGCACGCTATTTCACTGGAAACACAAAAGATGATTTTGGAAACAGGGAGTACAATGGTCGAAAAACAGACATCGATGACGTGCTCAATGCAGTTATCCGTATAGTTGCTGCTGCAGTTACCATTGTAGTGGTTGCAATCCCTGAAGGCTTGCCATTGGCTGTGACACTAACACTTGCTTACTCTATGAAGAGAATGATGGCAGATCAGGCAATGGTGAGGAAACTGTCAGCTTGTGAAACAATGGGATCAGCAACCGTAATTTGCACTGACAAAACAGGTACTTTGACACTAAACCAAATGAAAGTAACCAAATTTTGGCTTGGCCAAGAGTTCATTGAGGAAGAAAACTCTACCAATACCATAGCAGAGGCTGTTCATGAGTTGATAAATCAAGGAGTAGGCTTGAATACAACTGGTAGTGTCTATCGACCTTCACCAGAATCCAAAACTGAAATCTCCGGCAATCCAACTGAGAAAGCGATTCTATCTTGGGCAGTCACAGAATTCGGTATGGACATGGAGAAGTTGAAGAAATCATATGCCATTCTTCATGTGGAAACCTTCAACtcagagaaaaaaagaagtggGGTTGTGGTGAGAAAATTGACTGATAACACAATCCATCAGCACTGGAAAGGAGCTGCTGAGATGATACTCTCAATGTGTTCAAGTTACTTTGAAAGAAATGGGACAACATATCCCTTGGATATTGAGACCCGAAGAAAACTTGAGAACATAATCCAAGGAATGGCAGCAAGTAGCCTAAGATGCATTGCCTTTGCTCACAGACAAATCTCAAAAGACGAGGAAGAAAATGGCATACCAAATGCCTCAAACACGAAAAAAGATGACTATACATTAATGGGAATCGTTGGCATTAAAGATCCATGTAGGCCAGGGGTGAAGAAAGCCGTGGAAACATGTAAATCAGCTGGAGTTTCTATTAAGATGATCACCGGAGACAACATTTTCACAGCAAAAGCTATAGCCACAGAATGTGGAATACTAGATTTTGATCACAACACTGCAAGCAAAGGAGAAGTAATAGAAGGTTCCGAATTCCGAAACTACTCGAATGAAGAGAGACTACGACGAGTTGATCAAATCAAGGTAATGGCAAGATCCACTCCGTTTGACAAGCTTTTGATGGTTCAATGCTTGAAACAGAAAGGCCATGTCGTAGCAGTAACTGGAGACGGTACAAATGATGCACCGGCTCTAAAAGAAGCTGACATAGGACTTTCCATGGGAATTGAAGGCACAGAGGTTGCAAAAGAGAGTTCAGACATTGTTATCTTGGATGATAACTTTAACACAGTAGCCACAGTCTTGAGGTGGGGAAGATGTGTATATAACAACATCCAAAAGTTTATCCAATTTCAATTGACGGTCAATGTTGCAGCTCTCACAATTAATTTTATAGCAGCAGTATCAGCTGGAGAAGTTCCCTTAACAGCAGTCCAATTGTTGTGGGTAAATCTCATAATGGATACATTGGGTGCTCTTGCACTTGCTACTGAGAGACCCAATGACGAATTAATGCACAAGCCTCCCGTCGGAAGAACTGAACCCCTCATAACAAATATCATGTGGAGAAACCTATTAGCTCAAGCTTTATACCAAATAGCAATACTCTTAATTTTCCAGTTTCAAGGAAGCAACATCTTCAACATAAGTGAAGCAGTAAATGATACACTAATCTTCAACACCTTTGTCCTCTGCCAAATCTTTAATGAGTTCAACTCAAGAAAACTAGAGAAACTAAACGTCTTTGAAGGCATCctaaaaaatcatttatttcTAGGGATCGTGGGAGTAACAGTTATCCTCCAAGTTGTTATGGTAGAATTCCTTAAGAAATTTgcaaatacagtgaatttaaaTGGTTGGCAGTGGGGACTTTGCATTGCCATTGCAGCGATTTCTTGGCCTATTGGTTGGATTGTCAAATTCTTGCCCGTTTCTGATAAGCCTTTCCTCAACTACTTCAAATGGTTCTAAGGGGTCATCACTCATCAGTTTACTAAACCATATTCACCTTACTCCAATTTACAAAAACTTAAGAAAGTTAGATCAAACTCTTCCTTTGGCCAAATCCTTAGCCCCTTTATCACTACAACGGTATTCTACAGCTCATTTCATCAGCTCCCTGTGGACAAAGTACCCATCAACACAGAGAGTTCAAAACAGATTCTACGCTATTGGGGAGAGGTATCTTCTTTCAGTACTACATGAATAATAAAGAAATCCACAGTTGAACTGAGATTCAACTTTTCAGCCCAAGCTTTCCTCTCCCCGACAAGAGACAAACATATATACCTACAAATACACTATATATGTTTACAATAGAGAGAAGAAGTTTTCATAATGAAAATATGGAATCTAAGCATGAAATTATTACTGTCCTTCAAGCATCAGGGCTTGAATTTTTGTAAACCCTAAGAATCTGTATCAACATTGCAGGATGTAATGTTGATCAATTGAATTTGGTCTAGTGATAACGCATTGACATTATCATCAAGGATTTGCTAGTTGATGACttgaaatttgaattgttcCTATATAAGCAGAAATGCTGTTTCCTTTCTAGTGTATTTTTCTTGTTTCTCTTCATGAAATACcctaaagaaaagagaagaaatggCGGCGTACCGATCGTCAATTGCTGAAGGGAAATATCCTTTGCTGGAATAATTCAATCTCAGTTTTCCTTCGCAGTTTATGGATGCAGAGAAATCGACCGTTGTGaagaaaaagtttttttttttttttttttttttgttgagtaGGCTAAATTATATAAAAGCTTATGTCAAAGATAACTTAAAACTTTAAAaagggttttaaaaaaatacttttatcaTTAGCTTTGAACCGAAAGAgttaaaattgtattttaaaaatacttcAAACTATCGggaagttttaaaaatatatttgaacttaaaattaaaatataaaaaataaaaaactactCTCTATGAGTTAAATCTATTAATATTTCGTTGTAAAAATAATTCTAAATTAAAAGTGTCTCAATAAGTACAATGATGAATTTATTTGAAATTGTTATGTCTTATGAGATTGACAATATTTGTTTTGTAACTTTAGATATAAAAAAAGAGGGGTGGTTAACGGAAAAATATGAACCAACCcaaataatttgaattggcaaAAAATCAAATCTATTGGTTCGATGTGCAAGCATCAACCCAACCTTGATgtttggtctttttttttttttttctaatctcTCCAAAATATCAAAGTTCAGTGTACCAAACTAACAATAATGGAGTTAAATCAAAAGAAAtcgaaagaaaaagaaacccCACCACAATGTAGAAAGAACAATAGGCAgttaattaaagaagaaaaaaacaacaaaaagagatgaaaaggtgaaaggagagaaagagatgaaCTCACCTCAAGAATGTAGAacaaggaagaaggaagaaagaaagagggaaaTGAGATTTTGTGAGAGAGATGATTAGAAAAGTGCTAAGAACCCCCATTCAATATGCGTACTCGTCTAAGAAGGAAAAAGTGCAAATAACGAAAGAAGGAAAATGGGTCGACTAAAGCATGAAGGCCAAATGTATTAGGGTtgtacacacatatatatatattataactaggttgggttgggtcaaCCCGACCACTTAACTGCTCAACCCAGTAACCCGgctcaaatttttattttttcaat
It contains:
- the LOC103492632 gene encoding calcium-transporting ATPase 12, plasma membrane-type-like, producing MGKYESTYHESLLLNINIARRRWRFAFAAIYSIRAMLSLAVTKRNGHYNLLHFQNLEEDDSYVEQIVCTKDDQKKLIEMVKNKDKEVYRELGDVATIAACLRTNPENGIEDNSDVVNERRRLFGSNTYHKRPPKSFFYFVVEAFKDTTILILLVCAALALGFGIKEHGVKEGWYEGGSIFVAVALVVVVSAISNFRQEVQFEKLSKISNNIKVEVLREGRRIQVSIFNIVVGDVVVLKLGDQIPADGLFLTGHSLQVDESSMTGESDHVELNRTENPFLLSGTKVVDGHGQMLVTSVGMDTAWGEMMSSISRDSEEQTPLQVRLNKLTTSIGKVGLSVALLVLVVMLARYFTGNTKDDFGNREYNGRKTDIDDVLNAVIRIVAAAVTIVVVAIPEGLPLAVTLTLAYSMKRMMADQAMVRKLSACETMGSATVICTDKTGTLTLNQMKVTKFWLGQEFIEEENSTNTIAEAVHELINQGVGLNTTGSVYRPSPESKTEISGNPTEKAILSWAVTEFGMDMEKLKKSYAILHVETFNSEKKRSGVVVRKLTDNTIHQHWKGAAEMILSMCSSYFERNGTTYPLDIETRRKLENIIQGMAASSLRCIAFAHRQISKDEEENGIPNASNTKKDDYTLMGIVGIKDPCRPGVKKAVETCKSAGVSIKMITGDNIFTAKAIATECGILDFDHNTASKGEVIEGSEFRNYSNEERLRRVDQIKVMARSTPFDKLLMVQCLKQKGHVVAVTGDGTNDAPALKEADIGLSMGIEGTEVAKESSDIVILDDNFNTVATVLRWGRCVYNNIQKFIQFQLTVNVAALTINFIAAVSAGEVPLTAVQLLWVNLIMDTLGALALATERPNDELMHKPPVGRTEPLITNIMWRNLLAQALYQIAILLIFQFQGSNIFNISEAVNDTLIFNTFVLCQIFNEFNSRKLEKLNVFEGILKNHLFLGIVGVTVILQVVMVEFLKKFANTVNLNGWQWGLCIAIAAISWPIGWIVKFLPVSDKPFLNYFKWF